In Macrobrachium rosenbergii isolate ZJJX-2024 chromosome 49, ASM4041242v1, whole genome shotgun sequence, the following are encoded in one genomic region:
- the LOC136832019 gene encoding zinc finger protein 260-like has product MNPEHSLELPLKSETEGALSLPSINHENSNMAAFSETSDGDFWSLDPLMDIKIEPEVFCESNEGDEYSYKRNPAQIEKGSPSVAYWGKNVLNVEGHMPRTNPGHSLEMPLKSETEGALSHPSINQENSNMAAFSETSDGKFMSVDPLMDIKIEPEVFCESNEDEYSYEMNSVVNEKDPITCKKEVKLGRRNSQNGEKPFRSTDCEKAFYKKINLTSHITNPTREKTLICNECGKAFSQKRHLSVHMRIHTGEKPFMCNECGKAFSQKPHLTAHMRIHTGEKPFMCKECGKAFFQKKHLSDHMRIHTGEKPFMCKYRGKAFSLKPNLTVHMRLHTGEKPFMCKECGKAFSQKPYLRVHMRSHTGEKPFMCKECGKAFSQKANLTVHMRAHTGEKPFMCNECGKAFSRKPHLTTHMRIHTGEKTFMCKECGKAFSLKHNLTDHMKIHTGEKPFVCKECGKAFSHKPHLTSHMRMHTGEKPFMCKECGKAFSQKPHLTGHMRMHTGEKPFMCRECGKAFNQKPNLTRHMRIHT; this is encoded by the coding sequence atgaatccagaacattctttagaattacctttgaaaagtgaaactgaaggtgcATTATCACTACCTTCTATAAATCATGAAAACAGCAACATGGCTGCCTTTAGTGAAACCAGTGATGGTGACTTTTGGTCTCTGGATCCATTGATGGACATCAAAATAGAGCCAGAGGTATTCTGTGAGTCTAATGAAGgtgatgaatattcatataaaaggaaTCCAGCACAGATTGAAAAAGGTTCACCAAGTGTAGCATATTggggaaaaaatgttttgaatgttgaAGGACACATGCCAAGAACAAATCCAGGACATTCTTTagaaatgcctttgaaaagtgaaacagAAGGTGCATTATCGCATCCttccataaatcaagaaaacagcaacatggcTGCCTTTAGTGAAACCAGTGATGGTAAGTTTATGTCTGTGGATCCACTGATGGACATCAAAATAGAGCCAGAGGTATTCTGTGAGTCTAATGAagatgaatattcatatgaaatgaattcagtagtgaatgaaaaagatccaataacttgcaaaaaggaagtaaaactAGGAAGAAGGAATAGTCAGAATGGAGAGAAGCCTTTCAGATCCACTGACTGTGAGAaagcattttacaagaaaattaatctgACAAGTCATATCACAAATCCTACCAGAGAGAAAACATTGATATGCAATgagtgtgggaaagcattttcccagaaaagaCATCTTTcagttcatatgagaatacatactggagagaagccattcatgtgcaatgaatgtggaaaagcattttcccagaaaccacatcttacagctcatatgagaatacatactggagagaagccattcatgtgcaaggaatgtggaaaAGCATTTTTCCAGAAAAAACATCTTTCAGatcatatgagaatccatactggagagaagccattcatgtgcaagtaTCGTGGCAAAGCATTTTCCTTGAAAccaaatcttacagttcatatgagattgcatactggagagaagccattcatgtgcaaggaatgcggaaaagcattttcccagaaaccataTCTTAGAGttcatatgagaagtcatactggagagaagccatttatgtgcaaggaatgtggaaaagcattttcccagaaagcaaatcttacagttcatatgagagcccatactggagagaagccattcatgtgcaatgaatgtgggaaagcattttccaggaaaccaCATCTTACAActcatatgagaatacatactggagagaagacattcatgtgcaaggaatgtggaaaAGCATTTTCCTTGAAACATAATCTTACAgatcatatgaaaatacatactggagagaagccatttgtGTGCaaagaatgtgggaaagcattttcccataaACCACATCTTACAagtcatatgagaatgcatacaggagagaagccattcatgtgtaaggaatgtgggaaagcattttcccagaaaccacaTCTTACAggtcatatgagaatgcatacaggagagaagccattcatgtgcagggaatgtgggaaagcatttaaccagaaaccaaatcttacacgtcatatgagaattcatacttga